One part of the Quercus lobata isolate SW786 chromosome 7, ValleyOak3.0 Primary Assembly, whole genome shotgun sequence genome encodes these proteins:
- the LOC115953140 gene encoding disease resistance-like protein DSC1: MIKERLSSMRILLVLDDVDKWVQIENLLGRCDQFASGSKIIITTRDKHLLATLGKCCSTYEVKGLNQDEALELLSMHAFQSNKPKEDYLELANRVIHYARGLPLALVIMGADLNGRTKPQWRSAIDKYEKIPNEEIQKILEISYEGLDETEKDIFLDIACFFKGFFKEYVMDILNACDLHPIYGIQKLFDKCLITVDRYDRLLMHDLLQQMGRDIIQRESPRMLGERSRLWCYEDVHKVLTQNMGSEKIRGIRICSPEPSKMKLELECLEKMKNLKFLIVSNVAICRGLKYLPNELRVLDWSGFPLSSLPSNFDPQKLIALNMPKSRVTLDKLFKKIQCKNLTYMNFNSNQYIRKLPDLSSATPNVKKLDLRGCEKLVKVHDSIGYLDKLESWDLWGCHELQTLPSCIAMKSLKFLNLFACKRVKRFPDIPQEMENLKFLSLGGTAIREIPPSIGNLTGLERLEIGSDFYSCHLPSSIYKLQHLRKLLLLGNVKFPKDVGIGRQAAACNSYGGFSKYCFPKLNFLKKLTSCFTHSEKCLLSGSKDLNLRESIIKFNRLDRLLIYDSKFLKKIPRLPEGIRTVDATNCISLNSESLRKLFLQFGRILGLSPNMKCSGVKHKVLMDSHSHRNLSNQIDCSSQVSLSKFNAIKNESYPTLDAYLVDYGERYDIRVPGKKIPNWFNHQSIESSISFWVGPEFPSIAVCVAFHLIPLKDSYANNDKYGFVRDDIIDGVYDIHISTDSRKRRLMTSGGFSFKCDHLWFYGEHHSQLQRNFGDLMQGDRNHVEISCKISHWASTNGNYAPVIARMGVHVECICPPQNSDIIQCNSQNVDDDTELHAPLLSQNGSQTDSDAGDPSSSSSP, encoded by the exons ATGATAAAGGAAAGACTTTCATCTATGAGGATCCTTTTAGTTCTTGATGATGTTGATAAATGGGTCCAAATAGAAAATTTGCTTGGAAGATGTGATCAGTTTGCTTCTGGAAGCAAAATCATTATAACAACAAGAGACAAACACTTATTAGCTACTCTTGGAAAATGTTGTTCAACCTACGAGGTTAAGGGATTAAATCAAGATGAAGCTTTGGAACTCCTTAGTATGCATGCCTTCCAAAGCAACAAACCTAAAGAAGATTATTTGGAACTTGCAAATAGAGTTATACATTATGCCAGGGGACTTCCACTAGCTCTAGTAATAATGGGTGCTGATTTGAATGGAAGAACTAAACCTCAGTGGAGAAGTGCAATAGATAAGTATGAAAAAATTCCTaatgaagaaattcaaaaaattcttgaaataaGCTATGAAGGATTGGATGAAACTGAAAAAGATATTTTCCTTGATATCGCATGCTTCTTTAAGGGATTTTTTAAGGAGTATGTCATGGATATATTGAATGCTTGCGATTTACATCCAATTTATGGAATTCAAAAACTTTTCGATAAGTGCCTAATAACTGTTGATCGATATGATAGATTGTTGATGCATGACTTGCTCCAACAAATGGGTAGGGACATTATTCAACGGGAATCGCCACGAATGCTTGGAGAGCGTAGTAGGCTATGGTGTTATGAGGATGTTCATAAAGTACTAACACAAAATATG GGATCGGAAAAAATTCGAGGCATAAGGATATGCTCACCTGAACCATCAAAGATGAAATTAGAACTTGAATGTcttgaaaagatgaaaaatctCAAGTTTCTCATAGTTAGTAATGTGGCTATTTGTAGAGGTCTCAAATATCTTCCTAATGAATTAAGGGTTCTTGATTGGTCTGGATTTCCTTTATCTTCCTTACCATCCAATTTTGATCCTCAAAAACTCATTGCACTCAACATGCCAAAAAGTCGGGTTACATTGGACAAGCTTTTCAAG AAGATACAATGCAAAAACTTGACATATATGAATTTCAATTCCAATCAATACATTAGGAAATTACCTGACTTATCGAGTGCCACCCCAAACGTAAAGAAATTGGATCTCCGTGGTTGTGAAAAATTAGTCAAGGTTCATGACTCTATTGGATATCTTGATAAGCTTGAAAGCTGGGACCTCTGGGGATGCCATGAACTTCAAACTCTTCCAAGTTGTATCGCGATGAAAtctcttaaatttttaaatctttttgcaTGCAAAAGGGTTAAGAGGTTCCCTGATATTCCTCaagaaatggaaaatttaaagTTTCTAAGTCTGGGAGGCACAGCCATTAGAGAGATTCCTCCATCAATTGGGAATCTCACTGGGCTTGAGCGATTAGAGATAGGTTCCGATTTCTATTCATGTCATCTTCCAAGTAGCATTTATAAATTGCAACATCTTCGCAAACTCTTGCTTCTTGGTAATGTCAAATTTCCAAAGGACGTGGGGATTGGTAGACAAGCAGCAGCGTGCAATTCTTACGGtggcttttcaaaatattgttttccaaagttgaattttctaaaaaagtTGACTTCTTGCTTCACCCACTCAGAGAAATGTTTATTATCAGGGAGTAAAGATTTGAACCTCAGAGAAAGCATTATCAAATTCAATAGATTAGATAGGCTTCTAATTTATGATTCCAAGTTCCTTAAGAAAATTCCAAGGCTTCCAGAAGGTATAAGAACTGTAGATGCAACAAACTGCATCTCGTTGAATTCAGAAtcattaagaaaattattcCTTCAG TTTGGAAGAATTTTAGGGCTTTCACCAAATATGAAATGTTCAGGTGTGAAACACAAAGTATTAATGGATTCCCATTCACATCGTAATTTATCGAATCAGATTGATTGCTCTTCCCAGGTCTCCCTCTCCAAGTTCAACGCAATTAAAAATGAGTCCTATCCCACTTTAGATGCGTATCTGGTTGATTATGGAGAGAGATATGATATTAGAGTACCAGGAAAGAAGATTCCGAATTGGTTCAATCATCAAAGCATTGAAAGTTCCATATCATTCTGGGTTGGTCCTGAGTTTCCATCAATTGCTGTTTGTGTTGCTTTTCATCTAATTCCGTTGAAGGACAGTTATGCAAATAATGATAAGTACGGTTTTGTTCGTGATGATATAATCGATGGTGTTTATGATATCCACATTTCTACCGATAGTCGTAAGCGACGTCTCATGACTTCGGGGGGTTTTTCTTTCAAGTGTGATCATCTGTGGTTTTACGGTGAACATCACAGCCAATTACAGAGGAATTTCGGAGACTTGATGCAAGGTGATCGGAATCATGTTGAGATTTCATGTAAAATCTCTCATTGGGCAAGTACAAACGGAAACTACGCTCCTGTGATTGCAAGGATGGGAGTACATGTGGAATGCATATGTCCTCCTCAGAATTCCGATATCATCCAATGCAATTCTCAAAATGTTGATGACGACACAGAGCTGCACGCACCTTTACTATCTCAAAATGGTTCACAAACGGACTCAGATGCAGGAGACCCTTCAAGCTCCTCTAGTCCCTGA